In Nitrospira sp., one genomic interval encodes:
- a CDS encoding SUMF1/EgtB/PvdO family nonheme iron enzyme, whose protein sequence is MNHQPECSRRQLIKALLGLGLVVVARSPTAVFAEGSFESKVDGTAPLLHAPKEPQQWPSWREGLTEWRNQARAALRYDHRRYQEPAQAWVTSSFSSCFLMLYDQTFFDQESGQYHVEAFLRTAMEDFGGFDNLILWHAYPRIGADDRNQFDFYRDMPGGLNGLREVVRQCHRLGVKALIVYKPWDIGTRREATSDVEGLATLVQAIEADGVYLDTMPEAPEHLRAALDGIGPGLVVEGEGVLPLEHIHDHHMSWAQYFEDSEAPGILRNKWLERRHMMHQTARWRRDRSAQLHTAWMNGTGMVVWEVVFGSWVGWSARDRSILRRMLPIQRRFAALFSGEGWTPLVQTEAGNIYATLWERQDLRLWTLVNRGDQSVSGLLLKVPAVIGSKYFDLFTGQEVVPDIQDGTALLQGALAPRGIGGFVAGTSTSLGPDFSQFLATQRELYLREASSVEFPTRPVLALGQPTVAILTSQDRLPEMARIPSARFTMRVQLRTRECGFYENEMDHGELYGNFHKPRWFERAVTLPAYAIDVAPVTNAQYAEFLRVARYRPRHTENFLKHWVDGKPPGGKEDHPVVYVSLDDARAYAQWAGKAIPTEEQWQYAAQGPAALKYPWGEVMEPGRCNGGETGTTTSVTAFPNGRSPFGCYDMCGNVWEWTESERTDGRTRFCMVRGGSHYTAQGSHWYMDGGPRPTDFSAKFLLLWPGLDRCATIGFRCAVLLE, encoded by the coding sequence ATGAATCATCAGCCCGAATGTTCCCGTCGACAGTTGATCAAAGCCCTTCTCGGGCTTGGGTTAGTGGTTGTCGCACGTTCCCCGACTGCTGTGTTTGCGGAGGGATCGTTTGAGTCCAAGGTTGACGGCACGGCTCCGCTCCTCCACGCCCCGAAGGAGCCGCAGCAATGGCCTTCATGGAGGGAAGGACTAACGGAATGGCGAAATCAGGCGCGCGCAGCCTTGAGGTATGACCATCGGCGTTACCAAGAACCAGCTCAGGCCTGGGTCACGTCCAGCTTCTCCAGTTGTTTCCTCATGCTGTATGACCAGACCTTCTTTGATCAGGAGTCGGGCCAATATCATGTTGAAGCCTTCCTGCGAACGGCGATGGAGGACTTCGGTGGCTTCGACAATCTCATTCTGTGGCACGCCTATCCGAGAATCGGGGCGGACGACCGCAATCAATTCGACTTCTACCGAGACATGCCGGGCGGTTTGAACGGTCTGCGAGAGGTTGTGAGGCAATGTCACCGCTTGGGGGTCAAGGCCCTTATTGTGTACAAACCCTGGGATATCGGAACGAGGCGGGAGGCCACCTCTGATGTGGAGGGCCTGGCAACGCTTGTACAAGCTATCGAGGCAGACGGCGTGTATCTGGATACGATGCCGGAGGCTCCGGAGCATCTCCGCGCAGCGCTCGACGGAATCGGTCCTGGACTTGTCGTGGAAGGTGAGGGGGTACTGCCGCTTGAGCATATCCATGACCACCATATGTCCTGGGCGCAATATTTCGAGGACAGCGAAGCCCCCGGGATTCTCAGAAATAAATGGCTTGAACGCCGCCACATGATGCACCAAACCGCTCGGTGGAGGCGGGACCGTTCTGCCCAACTCCATACGGCCTGGATGAACGGAACCGGGATGGTGGTGTGGGAAGTTGTCTTTGGTTCTTGGGTTGGGTGGTCGGCAAGGGATCGATCGATCTTGCGCAGAATGTTGCCGATTCAGCGGAGGTTTGCTGCGCTCTTTTCCGGAGAGGGTTGGACTCCGCTCGTTCAGACGGAGGCTGGCAATATCTATGCCACGCTGTGGGAGAGGCAGGATCTCCGCCTGTGGACCCTGGTGAATCGGGGAGACCAGTCAGTGTCAGGTCTGCTCCTAAAGGTTCCGGCAGTGATCGGATCAAAATATTTTGACCTATTCACTGGCCAAGAGGTGGTTCCTGACATTCAGGACGGAACTGCTCTCCTGCAGGGGGCTCTCGCGCCGCGAGGGATTGGTGGCTTCGTGGCAGGAACGAGCACCTCGCTCGGCCCTGATTTCTCACAGTTTCTGGCGACACAACGAGAACTCTATCTCCGTGAGGCAAGTTCGGTTGAGTTTCCGACGCGTCCCGTCCTGGCCCTTGGGCAGCCGACGGTCGCTATTCTCACGAGCCAGGACCGCCTTCCCGAAATGGCCAGGATTCCATCTGCACGCTTCACCATGCGCGTCCAACTGAGGACCAGAGAATGCGGTTTCTATGAGAATGAAATGGACCACGGCGAACTGTATGGGAACTTTCACAAACCGCGGTGGTTCGAACGAGCGGTCACGTTACCGGCCTATGCGATCGATGTGGCGCCGGTGACGAATGCACAGTATGCCGAGTTCCTTCGCGTGGCGCGTTACCGGCCTCGACATACAGAGAACTTCCTGAAGCATTGGGTCGACGGAAAACCACCAGGAGGGAAGGAGGATCACCCGGTGGTCTATGTCAGTCTGGATGATGCACGAGCCTATGCTCAATGGGCCGGCAAGGCGATCCCGACTGAGGAGCAGTGGCAGTATGCAGCCCAGGGACCGGCGGCCTTGAAGTATCCCTGGGGGGAAGTGATGGAGCCTGGGCGGTGCAACGGCGGGGAAACCGGTACCACCACAAGTGTCACGGCCTTTCCCAACGGGCGCTCTCCATTCGGGTGTTATGACATGTGCGGCAACGTATGGGAATGGACAGAGAGCGAACGCACCGATGGACGAACTCGTTTCTGCATGGTTCGCGGCGGGTCACACTACACCGCTCAGGGTTCTCATTGGTACATGGACGGAGGCCCTCGACCAACCGATTTTTCCGCGAAGTTTCTGCTCCTGTGGCCCGGTTTGGACCGCTGCGCGACGATCGGGTTTCGATGCGCCGTTCTGCTGGAATAA
- a CDS encoding TonB family protein: MRCCLDKVLGRSIAGLGLALGLVVFSAPAQAGPPPAAPPSAPKRWAQFELMNAETDGTVQAGKDVVLSITLGGVSAGTESVIAIIESPGFQSQTVSLSEDSTPVVYQGTAILEPNSTLKSPTTVHPKAVRLRVTFARAKITGLDEFFKRDVYVTLGDKPAEESETELTPAPPADSGDIDPEAVQKATEQVMAVNATIAEEDILPLPPPGESKAYWKQVSDLISRNWGRQVRSIRRAPSSETVRVQFKMYASGVAQLIQLEKGSGARDLNDAGLQTIIHAHPFPPLPPEVGGEVVDVHVRMRTGAKVANRDVEMTVEKKPSKSAARQPSTPKDGPAVGGSAKE; the protein is encoded by the coding sequence ATGCGGTGCTGTCTCGACAAGGTTCTCGGCCGTAGTATCGCCGGACTGGGGCTGGCACTCGGACTGGTGGTCTTCTCCGCGCCGGCGCAAGCCGGTCCTCCTCCCGCTGCTCCACCCTCGGCTCCCAAACGCTGGGCCCAGTTCGAACTCATGAATGCCGAAACGGACGGCACGGTCCAGGCGGGAAAGGACGTGGTCTTGAGCATCACGCTCGGGGGGGTGTCCGCGGGGACGGAGTCGGTCATTGCCATTATCGAATCGCCGGGATTCCAGAGCCAAACCGTGTCGCTGAGCGAGGATTCGACACCGGTGGTCTATCAAGGCACGGCGATTCTGGAGCCCAACTCCACCTTGAAGAGCCCAACAACCGTGCATCCGAAGGCCGTCCGCCTCCGTGTGACCTTTGCGCGGGCCAAGATCACCGGCCTCGATGAATTCTTCAAACGCGATGTATACGTGACGCTCGGAGACAAGCCAGCCGAGGAATCGGAGACCGAGCTGACGCCGGCGCCCCCTGCGGACAGCGGCGACATCGACCCCGAGGCCGTGCAAAAGGCCACCGAGCAGGTCATGGCCGTGAATGCCACGATTGCGGAGGAGGATATTCTGCCGTTGCCGCCGCCGGGTGAATCCAAGGCCTACTGGAAACAGGTGAGCGACTTGATCAGCCGAAACTGGGGCCGGCAGGTGCGTTCCATCCGCCGCGCGCCGAGCAGCGAAACGGTGCGGGTGCAGTTTAAGATGTACGCGAGCGGTGTGGCACAATTGATTCAGCTCGAAAAGGGGTCCGGGGCGAGGGACCTCAATGATGCCGGATTACAGACCATCATCCATGCCCATCCGTTTCCGCCGCTCCCACCGGAAGTGGGCGGAGAGGTCGTCGATGTGCATGTTCGGATGCGAACGGGGGCGAAAGTCGCGAACCGCGATGTGGAAATGACGGTGGAGAAGAAGCCGTCCAAGTCTGCCGCCCGCCAGCCCTCAACACCCAAGGACGGACCCGCCGTCGGCGGTTCCGCAAAGGAGTAG
- a CDS encoding SUMF1/EgtB/PvdO family nonheme iron enzyme, with protein sequence MVVRAVVVIAVAFWTVTGLGVSAWASEGSALPKEITGKDGAPLLLIPAGSFPMGVPHGDRDGGRDEYPRHVIDIDDFYIDKFEVTNGRYLEFVKTTNHRVPQNPKNPTRNLWEGTGIPESLTDRPVVNVDWADADAYCRWAGRRLPREAEWEKAAKGNNDWRFPWGNVEPTNKHLNFNQKWVGERTLMPVGSYETGKSPYGVYDMAGNVWEWVNDWYDPKYYEKSPAKNPPGPETGTKRVIRGAGWQNETPTVRIFTRVDSDPTIRNESTGFRCAMDAPK encoded by the coding sequence ATGGTGGTACGAGCAGTCGTGGTGATTGCAGTGGCGTTCTGGACAGTGACGGGCCTCGGAGTCTCGGCTTGGGCGAGCGAGGGATCGGCGTTACCCAAGGAAATCACGGGAAAGGACGGCGCGCCTCTGCTGTTGATCCCAGCCGGCTCGTTCCCCATGGGGGTGCCCCATGGAGACCGCGACGGCGGACGTGATGAATACCCCCGCCATGTGATCGACATCGATGATTTTTACATCGACAAGTTCGAGGTCACCAACGGCCGGTACCTGGAGTTCGTCAAGACCACGAACCACCGCGTGCCGCAGAATCCCAAGAATCCCACCCGCAACCTCTGGGAGGGCACAGGCATTCCGGAATCGCTCACCGACCGCCCGGTCGTCAACGTCGATTGGGCCGACGCCGACGCCTATTGTCGCTGGGCCGGCCGACGACTGCCTCGGGAAGCCGAGTGGGAAAAGGCGGCGAAGGGTAACAACGACTGGCGGTTTCCCTGGGGCAACGTGGAACCCACCAACAAGCACCTCAATTTCAATCAAAAGTGGGTCGGGGAACGAACCCTCATGCCGGTGGGAAGTTATGAGACCGGCAAGAGCCCCTATGGGGTCTATGACATGGCAGGGAACGTCTGGGAATGGGTGAACGATTGGTATGACCCCAAATACTACGAGAAGAGCCCGGCCAAGAACCCTCCCGGTCCTGAGACCGGCACCAAGCGCGTCATCCGAGGGGCTGGCTGGCAAAATGAAACGCCCACGGTCCGCATCTTCACCCGCGTGGACAGCGACCCAACCATTCGCAACGAATCGACCGGCTTCCGTTGCGCGATGGACGCACCGAAGTAG
- a CDS encoding formylglycine-generating enzyme family protein, with the protein MMTGALLATVLGWSGAASALDVADVTREWTPEGKKLANERVKLPAHDEMIRVPAGEFLMGSDKKVDKNAYIAELPQRKVYLDAYEIDKYEVTTVQFLKFVLATNRDPLIDWQYDGGNFQDTMVSHPVMHVSWFDAEAYCKWAGKRLPTEAEWEKAARGTDGRIYPWGNQMAGLSRANFGRTGLSGPVRDRPERLLLYPPIISVDKYDNAASPYGVFQMAGNVAEWVADWFDPKYYANAPDKNPKGPDSGTQRSFRGGGWIDSTPSVRAAQRNGTDPNTKMNWMGFRCARDVKEGAGEAQVEAK; encoded by the coding sequence ATGATGACGGGGGCATTGTTGGCGACGGTGCTGGGATGGAGCGGTGCCGCCTCCGCATTGGATGTGGCGGATGTGACGCGCGAATGGACGCCGGAAGGCAAAAAGCTGGCGAACGAACGGGTCAAGCTGCCGGCGCATGACGAGATGATCCGGGTTCCGGCGGGCGAATTCCTCATGGGCAGCGACAAGAAGGTCGACAAGAACGCCTATATCGCCGAGCTGCCGCAACGCAAGGTCTATCTCGATGCCTATGAGATCGACAAGTACGAAGTGACCACCGTGCAATTCTTGAAGTTCGTCCTGGCGACGAACCGCGATCCCTTGATCGACTGGCAATACGACGGCGGCAATTTTCAGGACACGATGGTGAGCCACCCCGTCATGCACGTCTCTTGGTTCGATGCGGAGGCCTATTGCAAGTGGGCCGGGAAGCGGCTGCCGACGGAGGCCGAATGGGAAAAGGCCGCCAGAGGAACGGACGGGCGCATCTATCCCTGGGGCAACCAAATGGCCGGGCTCTCTCGGGCCAATTTCGGCCGGACCGGCCTGTCGGGACCGGTGCGTGATCGTCCGGAGCGGTTGTTGCTGTATCCGCCGATCATCTCGGTCGATAAGTACGACAATGCCGCCAGCCCCTATGGGGTGTTTCAAATGGCGGGCAACGTCGCCGAGTGGGTGGCCGATTGGTTCGACCCAAAGTACTACGCCAATGCGCCGGACAAAAACCCCAAAGGGCCGGATAGCGGAACCCAGCGCAGTTTCCGTGGCGGTGGCTGGATCGACAGCACGCCCAGCGTGCGCGCGGCCCAGCGGAATGGGACGGACCCCAACACCAAGATGAACTGGATGGGATTTCGTTGCGCGCGGGACGTGAAAGAAGGGGCGGGAGAGGCACAGGTCGAGGCCAAGTAA
- a CDS encoding uroporphyrinogen-III synthase: MAEPGFNGLTVASFESRMAPEMTRLIERHGGQPLVTPALREIPLEDNSSALRFGHMLLTEGVDVLILMTGVGTTTLFEILRTNSPWDRIAAALQRTTLVARGPKPVSALKAVGLHPTLTVPEPNTWLDLLSSLDAYRSIRGLRVAVQEYGQSNKELLTALRGREADVVPVPVYRWALPEDLAPMKRVIREIVTDRVQVLLITNAAQIDHVLQVVEAENETDRFKRSCRKLVVASIGPTASERLKAHGLPVDFEPSHGKMGILVREASMRAREILAHKAAG, from the coding sequence ATGGCCGAGCCCGGCTTCAACGGCCTCACGGTGGCCTCATTCGAGTCACGCATGGCACCGGAGATGACGCGCCTGATCGAACGTCACGGCGGCCAGCCGCTGGTGACGCCGGCCTTGCGCGAGATTCCGCTGGAAGACAATTCGTCCGCCCTTCGTTTCGGTCACATGTTGCTGACGGAGGGCGTCGATGTCCTGATCCTGATGACGGGCGTCGGGACGACCACCCTGTTCGAGATTCTGCGCACGAATTCGCCGTGGGATCGGATCGCGGCGGCATTGCAGCGCACCACCCTGGTGGCGCGAGGGCCCAAACCCGTTTCCGCCCTCAAGGCCGTCGGGCTGCACCCGACCCTGACCGTGCCGGAACCCAACACCTGGCTGGATCTTCTGTCTTCGCTGGATGCCTATCGATCGATTCGCGGGTTGCGAGTCGCCGTGCAGGAATATGGGCAGTCGAACAAGGAGTTACTGACAGCCCTGCGCGGACGCGAGGCCGATGTGGTCCCGGTGCCTGTGTATCGTTGGGCCCTGCCGGAAGATCTCGCGCCCATGAAACGGGTGATCCGCGAGATCGTGACGGATCGCGTTCAGGTGCTGCTGATCACCAACGCAGCCCAGATCGACCATGTGCTGCAGGTGGTGGAAGCAGAGAACGAAACGGATCGTTTTAAACGCAGTTGTCGGAAGCTGGTGGTGGCCTCCATCGGCCCGACGGCCAGCGAACGGCTGAAGGCTCACGGCCTGCCCGTCGACTTCGAGCCCTCGCACGGCAAAATGGGGATCTTGGTCAGGGAAGCGAGTATGCGGGCGCGGGAGATCCTCGCTCACAAGGCTGCGGGGTGA
- a CDS encoding MBL fold metallo-hydrolase, with the protein MGIWDTLPRDQYVGLAPWVWVQLESNQPPGPFPFVGGVAPDVVASLHEAHSLLLACVETAISDVFSRRATLGDPRTKQLLEDAYAELVNSRPQLSRHIRTGRQPDGSFLWSHPFDSTKSATVVNSGLRIFHAVKRQAIPVPFERPMGPIVGKLLGMLDGTQQAGALRTIVATAGRDGERLLTKLMELFLQHDCLVPTTQATIREHWLLNTRDQDTIHLGHAALMYRQRDQFFLFDPWLLPWFAESNVPSLWVPLLPKPAGIFLTHDHDDHVDPRTLLHVPKDVPIVIPSRRNRKKYFYDYIPLLRELGFTQIVELAHGEAWAFEGGAVVSVPFYGEDPCDLEMPRNCYLVADRGHNVLVHADSGPTNSGRSAIKEGVIQGLVGKYGPLPLVLASQQQLQEVRSYAAHAPLSHPGAWLDVGENGYLTNRYLDELCGAAQAKLFVSYATGGADWYPDHLSFMFSHRNPARTALLTAHWEQPEKLKDLLAAHNCGYHRTQALDLFRRDGTGGLQVLSSAAALSPLPLYRYDHGDPPFMQRSGRN; encoded by the coding sequence ATGGGAATTTGGGACACATTGCCGCGTGACCAATACGTCGGCCTGGCGCCGTGGGTGTGGGTGCAGCTGGAGAGCAACCAGCCGCCGGGCCCGTTCCCCTTCGTAGGCGGTGTGGCGCCCGATGTCGTCGCCAGTCTGCATGAAGCCCACAGCCTCTTGCTGGCCTGTGTGGAGACGGCCATCAGCGATGTCTTCTCCCGGCGCGCCACGTTAGGGGACCCGAGGACGAAGCAATTGTTGGAAGACGCCTATGCCGAACTGGTCAATTCCCGACCACAGTTGAGTCGGCATATCAGGACCGGGCGGCAACCGGATGGGAGTTTTCTCTGGTCACACCCCTTCGACTCGACCAAGTCCGCGACGGTGGTGAACAGCGGACTGCGGATTTTTCACGCGGTGAAACGGCAGGCGATTCCGGTTCCGTTCGAGCGGCCGATGGGCCCGATCGTGGGGAAGTTGCTCGGCATGTTGGATGGGACGCAACAAGCTGGCGCGCTCCGGACCATCGTCGCTACGGCCGGGCGGGACGGCGAGCGATTGTTGACCAAGCTGATGGAGCTGTTCCTGCAACACGACTGTCTCGTCCCGACGACGCAGGCCACGATCAGGGAACACTGGCTGCTCAATACCAGAGACCAGGATACGATCCATCTCGGCCATGCCGCCCTAATGTATCGGCAACGGGACCAGTTCTTTCTGTTCGACCCCTGGCTGCTGCCGTGGTTCGCGGAATCCAACGTGCCGAGCCTGTGGGTGCCGCTCTTGCCCAAGCCGGCGGGGATTTTCTTGACCCACGACCACGACGACCACGTCGATCCCCGCACGTTGCTGCATGTGCCGAAGGACGTGCCGATCGTCATTCCCAGCCGACGGAACCGAAAGAAATATTTCTACGATTACATTCCGCTTCTTCGGGAATTGGGTTTCACTCAGATTGTCGAGTTGGCGCACGGCGAGGCCTGGGCCTTCGAGGGCGGTGCCGTGGTGTCCGTGCCCTTTTATGGTGAAGATCCATGCGACCTCGAGATGCCTCGGAACTGCTATCTGGTCGCGGATCGCGGCCACAACGTGTTGGTTCACGCCGACAGCGGTCCGACCAACAGCGGCCGCTCCGCGATCAAGGAAGGTGTGATCCAGGGGTTGGTGGGTAAGTATGGACCCCTGCCGCTGGTTCTGGCCTCACAACAACAACTCCAGGAAGTCCGCAGCTATGCCGCCCATGCCCCTCTGTCCCATCCGGGCGCCTGGTTGGACGTGGGGGAAAACGGTTACCTCACCAACCGGTATCTGGATGAACTGTGCGGGGCGGCGCAGGCCAAATTGTTCGTATCCTATGCGACGGGCGGCGCCGATTGGTATCCCGACCATTTGTCCTTCATGTTCAGCCATCGCAATCCTGCGCGCACGGCGCTCCTCACCGCCCATTGGGAACAGCCTGAAAAGCTGAAAGATCTCCTGGCTGCGCACAATTGCGGGTACCATCGGACTCAGGCGCTGGACCTGTTCCGGCGTGACGGGACCGGAGGCCTGCAGGTCCTTTCCTCGGCGGCGGCGCTGTCACCGTTACCCCTGTACCGATATGACCATGGGGACCCGCCGTTCATGCAGCGAAGCGGGCGTAATTGA
- a CDS encoding VOC family protein: MPKHRGLRHVALRVTDLARSRAFYERFLNMRVVWEPDPENVYFSSGSDNLALHQIPPHDLAQYEPSRGQFLDHVGIILPSPAEVDELFREVQQDGVRYGATIAKPPKQHRDGSYSFYFADPDGNVIQALYEPTISRLDWVAGNP; the protein is encoded by the coding sequence ATGCCGAAGCATCGCGGGTTGCGACATGTGGCGTTGCGCGTCACGGATCTGGCACGGTCGCGGGCGTTTTATGAACGCTTCTTGAACATGCGCGTGGTGTGGGAACCGGACCCTGAGAATGTGTATTTCAGTTCGGGCAGCGACAACCTGGCCCTGCATCAGATTCCCCCACACGACCTGGCGCAGTACGAGCCGTCGCGGGGACAATTCCTCGACCATGTGGGGATTATTTTGCCGAGTCCCGCCGAGGTGGACGAGCTGTTTCGCGAGGTACAGCAGGATGGAGTCCGGTATGGGGCCACCATCGCGAAGCCGCCGAAGCAACATCGCGACGGCAGCTACTCCTTCTACTTTGCCGATCCGGACGGCAATGTGATTCAAGCGCTCTACGAACCGACCATCAGCCGACTCGATTGGGTGGCCGGTAATCCATAG
- a CDS encoding NAD-dependent epimerase codes for MAATDGAVLVTGAAGFIGFHLAKRLLDRGDRVIGLDNLNDYYDVRLKEARLAQLQARPQFQFVKLDLSDRAGMADLFAQQPIRRVVNLAAQAGVRYSLVNPHAYTSSNVDGFLNILEGCRHHQVDHLVYASTSSVYGGHTHMPFSVHDNVDHPVSLYAATKKANELMAHCYAHLYRFPITGLRFFTVYGPWGRPDMALFLFTKAILEGKPIDVFNHGKMQRDFTYVDDIVEGVIRTLDRPAQADPTWSSDQPDPGSSSAPYRLYNIGNHQPVELLRFIEVLEETLGKKAQKNFLPLQAGDVPATYADVADLMRDTGFKPSTPIETGIARFVAWYREYYRI; via the coding sequence ATGGCGGCCACGGACGGAGCAGTGCTGGTGACGGGAGCAGCCGGATTCATCGGGTTTCACTTGGCCAAGCGGCTGCTTGACCGCGGTGACCGTGTCATCGGGCTCGACAACCTCAACGACTATTACGACGTGCGGCTCAAGGAAGCGCGGCTGGCGCAACTGCAGGCCAGACCGCAATTCCAGTTCGTGAAGCTGGACCTTTCCGACCGCGCTGGAATGGCCGATCTCTTCGCGCAGCAACCGATCCGGCGGGTGGTGAATTTGGCGGCTCAGGCGGGCGTCCGATACTCGCTCGTGAATCCCCATGCATACACGTCCAGCAACGTGGACGGGTTCCTGAACATTTTGGAGGGTTGCCGGCATCACCAGGTCGACCACCTGGTCTACGCTTCTACGAGCTCGGTGTACGGCGGCCACACCCACATGCCATTCTCGGTGCATGACAATGTGGACCATCCCGTATCGTTGTACGCGGCGACGAAAAAGGCCAACGAGTTGATGGCGCACTGCTACGCGCACCTGTACCGGTTTCCGATCACGGGTCTGCGGTTTTTTACCGTCTACGGACCCTGGGGCCGTCCGGACATGGCGTTATTCCTGTTCACCAAGGCGATTCTCGAGGGCAAGCCGATCGACGTGTTCAATCACGGTAAAATGCAGCGCGACTTCACCTATGTGGATGATATCGTCGAAGGTGTGATTCGGACGCTCGATCGGCCGGCGCAAGCCGATCCCACGTGGTCGAGTGATCAGCCGGACCCGGGCAGCAGTTCGGCTCCCTACCGACTCTACAACATCGGGAATCACCAACCGGTCGAGCTGCTGCGCTTCATCGAAGTCCTGGAGGAGACACTCGGGAAAAAGGCGCAAAAGAACTTCCTGCCCCTGCAGGCCGGCGACGTGCCGGCGACCTACGCCGACGTCGCGGACCTCATGCGGGACACCGGGTTCAAGCCGTCCACCCCAATCGAAACGGGGATCGCGCGGTTCGTGGCCTGGTATCGCGAGTACTACAGAATCTAG
- a CDS encoding polyisoprenoid-binding protein → MTNRIGRVVVAVCLSVGIWFGASIGSAEMARYDVDLDHSIVEFKVAHMVISKTTGHFKDYTGFIEMDPDAGSVKAIEATIKTASVTTNHEKRDAHLRNPDFFDVEKYPTMTYKMKSYKKTGDGYTAVGDLTLHGVTKEITLTGNFNGVTTDPWGNIRAGFTAEGKLNRKDFGMVWNKALDSGGLVVGDEVFIKLDIECIKAKS, encoded by the coding sequence ATGACGAATCGGATAGGTCGTGTGGTGGTTGCTGTGTGCCTGAGCGTCGGCATATGGTTCGGGGCTTCGATCGGGTCTGCCGAGATGGCGCGATATGACGTCGATCTCGATCACTCGATCGTGGAGTTCAAGGTCGCCCACATGGTGATCTCCAAGACCACCGGACACTTCAAGGACTACACCGGCTTCATCGAAATGGATCCCGACGCCGGGTCGGTCAAGGCCATCGAAGCCACGATCAAAACGGCTTCCGTGACGACCAACCACGAAAAGCGCGACGCTCATCTGCGTAATCCCGACTTCTTCGACGTGGAGAAGTACCCAACCATGACGTACAAGATGAAAAGTTACAAAAAGACCGGCGACGGATACACCGCTGTGGGCGACCTGACGCTGCATGGCGTGACGAAGGAGATCACGCTGACGGGAAACTTCAACGGTGTGACCACAGATCCGTGGGGGAATATCCGTGCGGGGTTCACGGCGGAGGGGAAACTGAATCGAAAAGACTTCGGGATGGTCTGGAACAAGGCGCTCGATAGCGGGGGCCTGGTGGTGGGAGACGAAGTGTTCATCAAGCTGGACATCGAATGTATTAAGGCGAAATCCTAA
- the tdh gene encoding L-threonine 3-dehydrogenase produces the protein MRALVKTAAQPGLTYTDRPDPTPGPADAVIRVKATSLCGTDAHIYNWDAWAHSRLRPPRTIGHEMCGEVVEVGRDVTLVRVGDYVAAESHLTCGACFQCRTGQAHVCKNYRILGVDLDGSFAEYVVLPETVLWKTSPDIPPEVASVQEPLGNAVDAALVEDLTGHTVLITGCGPTGLFAAAVARTAGAATIIATDVSDYRLGLAKQVGVDHVLNAKADSPELVAAEILEITAGEGVDASLEMSGHPTALHHAFRAVKNGGRVTLFGIPSGPITCNLANEVIFKGIRIHGITGRRLFSTWYRLAGLFKAGLNIRPVITHTFPLQDFAQGFELIKSGQCGKVVLFPWPTRP, from the coding sequence ATGCGCGCGCTCGTCAAAACCGCGGCTCAACCGGGCCTCACCTACACCGATCGACCCGACCCCACACCCGGTCCCGCCGATGCGGTAATTCGAGTCAAAGCCACCTCGCTCTGCGGGACCGATGCCCACATCTATAACTGGGACGCCTGGGCGCACAGTCGTCTCCGCCCGCCTCGGACGATCGGCCATGAAATGTGCGGCGAAGTGGTCGAGGTCGGCCGTGACGTCACGCTGGTGCGCGTGGGCGACTATGTCGCGGCGGAGTCGCACTTGACCTGCGGCGCCTGTTTTCAATGCCGAACCGGACAAGCTCACGTCTGCAAGAATTACCGCATTCTGGGCGTCGATTTGGATGGCTCGTTCGCCGAGTACGTCGTGCTGCCGGAAACGGTACTCTGGAAAACCTCGCCGGACATTCCACCGGAAGTGGCCTCCGTGCAGGAACCCCTGGGGAACGCGGTGGACGCCGCGCTCGTGGAAGACCTTACCGGCCACACAGTGCTCATTACGGGCTGCGGCCCCACCGGCCTGTTTGCCGCAGCCGTCGCTCGGACGGCCGGCGCCGCCACGATCATCGCCACCGATGTGAGCGACTATCGCCTCGGGCTGGCCAAACAGGTGGGTGTCGACCATGTACTGAACGCAAAGGCCGATTCGCCGGAACTGGTGGCGGCCGAGATCCTCGAAATCACCGCCGGAGAAGGTGTCGACGCCTCCCTCGAAATGTCCGGGCATCCCACGGCTCTGCATCATGCCTTTCGGGCCGTCAAAAACGGGGGGCGCGTCACGCTGTTCGGTATTCCGTCCGGCCCCATTACCTGCAACCTCGCCAACGAGGTCATCTTCAAGGGCATTCGCATCCACGGCATCACTGGCCGTCGGCTCTTCAGCACCTGGTACCGCCTGGCCGGGCTGTTCAAGGCCGGGCTCAATATCCGGCCCGTCATCACCCACACCTTTCCCTTGCAAGACTTCGCTCAAGGATTTGAGTTGATCAAGTCCGGCCAGTGCGGCAAAGTGGTGCTTTTTCCATGGCCTACACGTCCTTAA